From a region of the Panicum virgatum strain AP13 chromosome 2K, P.virgatum_v5, whole genome shotgun sequence genome:
- the LOC120685800 gene encoding uncharacterized protein At1g76070-like, with amino-acid sequence MMEKKQRKHARSRSFTAAGLASFLRSTVASFSSSFPSRGGRSSFNHRNAFSGPIVSIVPPEARGRRAKHRSGYRTPEPSSPKVSCIGQIKRSSSRRQKKVNPCGKNGAACPLPPRPAEGTKPRGGPRGSFVKRMSFFRRSRSRSSSKDDGCANGSCAVAAPAPAGLGQMKRFASGRAAFQDFDWRQQEVDMRSSGCSDWEDDDEGFVAHSAPLTLGGGVVASEPRKEVNLWRRRPMAPPTPLRLP; translated from the coding sequence ATGATGGAGAAGAAGCAGCGGAAGCACGCGAGGTCCAGGAGCTTCACGGCCGCCGGGCTGGCCTCCTTCCTCCGCTCCACCgtcgcgtccttctcctccagcTTCCCCTCCCGCGGCGGCAGGTCCTCCTTCAACCACCGCAACGCCTTCTCGGGGCCCATCGTCTCCATCGTCCCGCCGGAGGCCCGCGGCAGGAGGGCCAAGCACCGCTCGGGGTACCGGACGCCCGAGCCGTCGTCGCCCAAGGTCTCCTGCATCGGCCAGATCAAGCGCAGCAGCTCCAGGCGCCAGAAGAAGGTCAACCCCTGCGGCAAGAACGGCGCCGCctgcccgctgccgccgcggccagcGGAGGGGACCAAGCCCCGCGGCGGGCCCAGGGGCTCGTTCGTGAAGCGGATGTCCTTCTTCCGGCGCAGCAGGTCGCGGTCGTCGTCGAAGGACGACGGCTGCGCCAACGGCAGCTGcgccgtggcggcgccggcgccggcggggctcGGGCAGATGAAGCGGTTCGCGAGCGGCCGAGCCGCGTTCCAGGACTTCGACTGGCGGCAGCAGGAGGTGGACATGAGGAGCAGTGGGTGCAGCGActgggaggacgacgacgaggggtTCGTGGCGCACTCGGCGCCGCTCACgctcggcggcggggtggtggcGTCCGAGCCCAGGAAGGAGGTCAACCTGTGGAGGCGGCGCCCCATGGCTCCTCCCACTCCGCTTCGGCTTCCTTAG
- the LOC120685807 gene encoding phospholipase D delta-like — protein sequence MASSSGGESPAKPVLLHGDLDLWILEARLLPNMDLFSEQVRRCFAACRPPTSCGPKQPPPAARGASGGARQHHRKIITSDPYVTLSVSGAVVARTAVIPNCQEPVWEERFAVPLAHRAAALEFQVKDNDTFGAQLIGTVTVPADLVARGEEVEDWYPVIGTNGKPYKPDTALRLRFRFQHIAENPAYRHGIPGDPEHSGIKDSYFPLRHGGQVTLYQDAHVKEGDLPEIELENGKMFEHNACWEDICHAILEAHHMIYIVGWSVYDKVRLVRERSPSRPLPEGGDLTLGDLLKFKSQEGVRVCLLVWDDKTSHDKFFIKTGGVMATHDEETRKFFKHSSVICVLSPRYASNKLSIFKQQVVGTLFTHHQKCVLVDTQAWGNKRKVTAFIGGLDLCDGRYDTPEHRLFKDLDTVFENDYHNPTFSAGAKGPRQPWHDLHCRIDGPAAYDVLKNFEQRWRKATKWRDRFRSVSHWKDDALIKLERISWILSPSRNVPNDHPTLWVSKEDDPENWHVQVFRSIDSGSLKGFPSDSKEASKLNLVCRKNLVIDKSIHTAYVRAIRSAQHFIYIENQYFLGSSYAWPSYVNSGADNLIPIELALKIASKIRAGERFAVYVVIPMWPEGVPTAASVQEILFFQAQTMEMMYKIIADELKAMDIKDLHPQDYLNFFCLGNREEPTSNGSLESEKSSDKSAAALATKYRRFMIYVHAKGMIVDDEYVILGSANINQRSLAGSRDTEIAMGAYQPHYAWSTKNRHPHGQVYGYRTSLWAEHLGMVDDRFKDPTSLDCVRFVNQIAEENWQRFTAEEMRTLQGHLLKYPVKVEDDGKIVSLPDQECFPDVGGKILGAPTSLPDSLTM from the exons atggcgtcgTCGTCCGGCGGCGAGTCTCCGGCGAAGCCCGTGCTCCTGCACGGCGACCTCGACCTCTGGATCCTCGAGGCGCGCCTGCTGCCCAACATGGACCTCTTCTCCGAGCAAGTCCGCCGGTGCTTCGCCGCCTGCCGCCCGCCCACCTCGTGCGGGCCCAAGCAGCCGccccccgccgcgcgcggcgcctCTGGTGGCGCCCGCCAGCACCACCGGAAGATCATCACCAGCGACCCCTACGTCACGCTGTCCGTgtccggcgccgtcgtcgcgcGCACCGCCGTCATTCCCAACTGCCAGGAGCCCGTCTGGGAGGAGCGCTTCGCCGTGCCGCTcgcgcaccgcgccgccgcgctcgagtTCCAGGTCAAGGACAACGACACCTTCGGCGCGCAGCTCATCGGCACCGTCACCGTGCCGGCCGACCTCGTCGCCAGGGGCGAAGAGGTCGAGGATTGGTACCCCGTCATCGGCACCAACGGCAAGCCGTACAAGCCCGACACCGCGCTGCGCCTCCGCTTCCGCTTCCAGCACATCGCTGAAAACCCGGCATACCGGCACGGCATCCCCGGGGACCCCGAGCACAGCGGCATCAAGGACTCCTACTTCCCGCTCCGCCACGGGGGCCAAGTCACGCTGTACCAGGACGCGCACGTCAAGGAAGGGGATTTGCCGGAGATTGAGCTCGAGAACGGTAAGATGTTCGAGCACAACGCGTGCTGGGAGGACATCTGCCACGCCATCCTAGAGGCGCACCACATGATATACATCGTCGGCTGGTCGGTGTACGACAAGGTGCGGCTCGTGCGCGAGCGGTCGCCATCGCGGCCATTGCCTGAGGGTGGCGACCTTACCCTGGGGGACCTGCTCAAGTTCAAGTCGCAGGAGGGCGTCAGAGTGTGCCTGCTCGTGTGGGATGACAAAACTTCACATGACAAGTTTTTCATCAAGACG GGTGGAGTTATGGCAACTCATGATGAAGAAACTCGGAAGTTTTTCAAGCATTCCTCAGTCATATGTGTTCTTTCTCCTCGATATGCTAGCAATAAGCTGAGCATTTTCAAACAACAG GTTGTTGGAACTTTGTTTACACACCATCAAAAATGTGTGCTGGTTGATACACAAGCATGGGGAAACAAGCGGAAAGTTACAGCTTTCATCGGGGGCCTAGATCTTTGTGATGGTCGCTATGACACGCCGGAACACAGGCTTTTCAAAGATCTTGACACAGTATTCGAAAATGATTATCATAATCCTACATTTTCG GCAGGTGCAAAGGGACCTAGACAACCATGGCATGATTTACATTGCAGGATTGATGGTCCTGCTGCCTACGAtgtcttgaaaaattttgaacagagGTGGCGAAAGGCAACAAAATGGCGTGACCGTTTTAGGAGTGTATCCCATTGGAAAGATGATGCTTTAATTAAGCTGGAGCGTATCTCATGGATACTAAGTCCTTCACGTAATGTTCCAAATGATCATCCTACTTTGTGGGTTTCAAAAGAAGATGATCCTGAAAATTGGCATGTTCAG GTATTCCGGTCAATTGACTCTGGTTCGCTAAAAGGATTTCCTAGTGATTCCAAAGAAGCTTCAAAGCTG AATCTCGTGTGCCGCAAGAACCTGGTAATTGATAAGAGCATTCACACTGCATATGTCCGGGCAATCAGATCTGCACAGCATTTCATTTATATCGAGAATCAATACTTTCTTGGTTCTTCATATGCTTGGCCATCCTATGTGAATTCAG GTGCTGACAATCTGATACCAATAGAATTAGCCCTCAAAATTGCAAGTAAGATTAGAGCAGGAGAACGCTTTGCAGTGTACGTAGTGATACCAATGTGGCCTGAAGGAGTCCCTACTGCAGCATCTGTGCAAGAAATCCTTTTCTTCCAG GCCCAGACAATGGAGATGATGTATAAAATAATTGCAGATGAACTTAAGGCAATGGACATTAAGGATTTGCACCCTCAAGATTACTTGAACTTCTTTTGTCTTGGAAATCGGGAAGAACCAACATCAAATGGCAGCCTGGAGTCAGAGAAATCTTCAGATAAAAGTGCAGCG GCCTTAGCTACAAAATATCGGCGGTTCATGATCTATGTTCATGCAAAAGGGATGATTGTGGATGATGAATACGTCATTCTGGGTTCGGCAAACATCAACCAGAGATCCCTGGCAGGTTCTAGagatactgaaattgcaatggGGGCATACCAGCCTCATTACGCATGGTCTACAAAGAATAGACATCCTCATGGCCAG GTATATGGATACAGAACGTCTCTCTGGGCAGAGCACCTTGGAATGGTTGATGATCGCTTCAAGGATCCTACGAGTTTGGACTGTGTAAGGTTTGTGAATCAAATAGCTGAAGAGAACTGGCAAAGGTTTACAGCTGAAGAAATGAGAACACTACAAGGGCACCTCCTCAAGTACCCAGTCAAGGTGGAGGATGATGGTAAGATCGTCTCACTGCCAGACCAAGAATGCTTTCCTGACGTTGGCGGCAAGATTCTTGGAGCTCCAACTTCACTTCCTGATTCGCTAACCATGTAG